A single region of the Mannheimia bovis genome encodes:
- a CDS encoding DUF805 domain-containing protein translates to MIWYNALFGFKGRLNRQGFWTGFLINFVFLLIVAIFLADLANLTFFSFLPLWVSVFSLSAIIVKRLHDRDRSGKALLMVLVPIICYLASGYTQGIMKVLLGNVMPAFIAMILFLEWGIFKGNPNPNQYGERGLSFKLRE, encoded by the coding sequence ATGATTTGGTATAATGCACTTTTTGGTTTTAAAGGTAGATTAAACAGACAAGGCTTTTGGACAGGCTTTTTGATTAACTTTGTTTTTCTATTGATAGTCGCTATTTTTCTGGCAGATTTGGCTAATTTAACTTTTTTTAGTTTTTTACCGTTATGGGTTTCAGTATTTAGCCTATCTGCGATTATTGTGAAACGTTTGCACGATAGAGACCGCTCAGGTAAAGCCCTGTTAATGGTATTAGTGCCGATTATTTGCTATCTGGCATCAGGCTATACTCAAGGTATAATGAAAGTATTACTTGGCAATGTAATGCCTGCCTTTATTGCGATGATCCTCTTCTTAGAATGGGGTATTTTTAAAGGAAACCCAAATCCAAACCAGTACGGTGAGCGAGGCTTATCATTTAAATTAAGAGAATAA
- the yihA gene encoding ribosome biogenesis GTP-binding protein YihA/YsxC, with protein sequence MKLNYHKTHFLTSAPDIRHLPEDTGVEIAFAGRSNAGKSTALNALTNQKSLARTSKTPGRTQLINLFEVEPNCKLVDLPGYGYAAVPEQMKIQWQKALGEYLQKRECLGGVVVLMDIRHPLKDLDQQMIEWAVSADLPVLLLLTKADKLSQSARSKQVKMVREAILPFQGDIQVEAYSALNKIGVDKLSAKLDSWFAPIFEAE encoded by the coding sequence ATGAAATTAAATTATCATAAAACCCATTTTTTAACCTCCGCTCCTGATATTCGCCACTTACCGGAAGATACAGGTGTGGAAATTGCGTTTGCCGGCCGTTCTAATGCGGGCAAATCAACGGCATTAAATGCTTTAACGAATCAAAAAAGTTTAGCTCGTACCTCTAAAACGCCGGGTCGAACCCAATTAATCAACTTATTTGAAGTAGAACCGAATTGTAAGTTGGTGGATTTGCCGGGCTACGGTTATGCAGCTGTTCCAGAACAAATGAAAATTCAATGGCAAAAGGCATTGGGTGAATACTTACAAAAACGAGAATGCTTAGGTGGTGTAGTGGTTTTAATGGATATTCGACATCCATTAAAAGATCTTGATCAACAGATGATTGAATGGGCAGTTTCAGCAGATTTACCCGTTTTATTACTATTGACCAAAGCGGATAAATTAAGTCAATCAGCTCGCTCTAAACAAGTGAAAATGGTGCGAGAGGCAATTTTGCCTTTTCAAGGCGATATTCAAGTTGAGGCTTACTCGGCATTAAATAAAATTGGCGTGGATAAGCTCTCAGCTAAATTAGATAGCTGGTTTGCCCCTATTTTTGAAGCAGAATAA
- the rraB gene encoding ribonuclease E inhibitor RraB has product MYNLEELRAETDEIIENLLKDGSDPDALYIIEHHVAHRDFDKLEKLVVDAYKLGYEISEAEEVEEENGKVIFVCDIVSEINLNADLITAQQKELLPLIEKAGAEYEGWGTYFEDPNADDDEYGDDGEFFDEDDDFDDEPTRH; this is encoded by the coding sequence ATGTACAATTTAGAAGAATTACGAGCTGAAACCGATGAAATTATTGAAAATTTATTAAAAGACGGTTCAGATCCTGATGCACTTTATATTATTGAGCATCACGTTGCACATCGAGACTTTGATAAATTAGAGAAATTAGTGGTTGATGCTTATAAACTTGGCTATGAAATTTCTGAAGCGGAAGAAGTGGAAGAAGAAAATGGCAAAGTCATTTTTGTGTGTGATATCGTGAGTGAAATTAACTTAAATGCAGATCTCATTACGGCACAACAGAAAGAATTACTGCCTTTAATTGAAAAAGCGGGTGCTGAATATGAAGGTTGGGGAACTTACTTTGAAGATCCAAATGCTGATGACGATGAGTACGGTGATGATGGCGAGTTCTTCGACGAAGACGATGATTTTGATGACGAACCAACTCGTCATTAA
- the tusA gene encoding sulfurtransferase TusA, giving the protein MNKLIVNRELDTLGLRCPEPVMLTRKTIRTMEDGEVLHIIADDPATTRDIPSFCEFMDHQLLQKEISSSPYHYWIKKGLS; this is encoded by the coding sequence ATGAATAAGTTAATTGTAAATAGAGAATTAGATACCTTAGGGCTACGCTGCCCGGAGCCGGTAATGCTGACCCGTAAAACAATCCGCACAATGGAAGATGGCGAGGTTCTACATATTATTGCCGACGACCCTGCAACTACTCGCGATATTCCGAGTTTTTGCGAATTTATGGATCATCAGCTTCTTCAAAAAGAGATTTCTTCCTCGCCATATCACTATTGGATAAAAAAAGGATTATCCTAA
- the pepQ gene encoding Xaa-Pro dipeptidase, whose translation MKTLFSKHLSRLQNVVQDLLEKTFLDGLWIYSGKARTLFLDDQTAPFKINPYFNYFFPYPQAENCWLFLDGKNKPTIYFYAPEDYWVSTPKIPTEAFFATEFEWVLLKSETEIAKFIQNPTACAFIGEDSLLANSFGFSQINPQKILNILNFERSIKTEFEIESIYQAQFSALKGHQAAKEAFFTGKSEFEINLEYLKATQQSDLNVPYGNIMAINQNGAILHYTALDFDTETKRHSFLIDAGTTVNGYASDLTRTYAFDSSSEFAELVAKMEQFKLEIIADLSIGINYLHYHTRMQQMISQLLAEHQFIHLPAEQIFEEGISRTFFPHGLGHLLGIQVHDVAGFQQNVRGSHKAPPEAYPSLRCTRDLQENMVLTIEPGFYFIDMLLNSWKNSAYSSAFNWQKIDDFKRFGGIRTEDNIVIRATGAENLTAKAELNVRK comes from the coding sequence ATGAAAACATTATTTTCTAAACATCTCTCTCGCTTGCAAAATGTCGTACAAGACTTACTCGAGAAAACCTTTTTAGATGGCTTGTGGATTTATTCGGGCAAAGCAAGAACATTGTTTTTAGACGATCAAACTGCACCATTTAAAATTAACCCTTATTTTAATTACTTTTTCCCTTATCCCCAAGCTGAAAATTGCTGGTTATTCCTAGATGGTAAAAATAAGCCAACAATTTACTTTTATGCCCCTGAAGATTATTGGGTTTCTACTCCAAAAATACCGACGGAAGCTTTTTTTGCCACTGAATTTGAATGGGTTTTACTTAAGTCTGAAACTGAAATTGCAAAATTTATCCAAAATCCGACCGCTTGTGCTTTTATTGGAGAGGATAGTCTGCTTGCAAATTCATTTGGCTTTAGCCAAATTAATCCGCAAAAAATCCTGAATATTCTTAATTTTGAGCGTTCGATTAAAACTGAATTTGAGATCGAGAGTATTTACCAAGCTCAATTTTCAGCGTTGAAAGGACATCAAGCAGCTAAAGAAGCCTTTTTTACAGGCAAAAGTGAGTTTGAAATTAATCTTGAATATTTAAAAGCCACTCAGCAGTCTGATCTAAATGTCCCTTACGGCAATATTATGGCGATCAATCAAAACGGAGCAATATTACATTATACGGCATTAGATTTTGATACTGAAACAAAACGCCATAGCTTTTTAATTGATGCGGGTACAACGGTAAATGGCTATGCCTCTGATCTTACTCGAACTTATGCCTTTGATAGTTCATCGGAATTTGCGGAATTGGTGGCTAAAATGGAGCAATTCAAATTAGAGATTATTGCTGATTTATCGATTGGCATTAATTATTTACATTATCACACCCGAATGCAGCAGATGATTTCTCAGCTCTTAGCCGAACATCAATTTATTCATTTACCGGCAGAGCAGATTTTTGAAGAAGGCATTAGCAGAACATTCTTCCCACACGGATTAGGGCATTTACTTGGCATTCAGGTTCACGATGTGGCAGGTTTTCAACAAAATGTAAGAGGTAGTCATAAAGCACCACCAGAGGCTTATCCTAGCCTGCGTTGTACCCGTGATTTACAGGAAAATATGGTACTGACTATTGAGCCGGGTTTCTATTTTATTGATATGTTGCTGAATAGCTGGAAAAATAGTGCTTATTCTTCTGCTTTCAACTGGCAGAAAATTGATGATTTTAAACGCTTTGGCGGTATTCGTACTGAAGATAATATTGTGATACGTGCAACAGGTGCGGAAAACTTAACCGCAAAAGCAGAATTAAATGTGAGGAAATAA